A genomic region of Candidatus Paceibacterota bacterium contains the following coding sequences:
- a CDS encoding MFS transporter: MSQQTATPPPPPPAETTLADVKQLGLWASIASLSYVFWVCGGMEMVERLAYYGVRAVATLYATRPASEGGLGVTMATFGTLLLCWNLLQSLIPIFTGGLSDRYGYKETIFASTVIKALGYLVMAWFHSYWGFFAGAMLLATGTAIFKPGVQGTLIKATNRRNSSMAWGIFYQTVNIGGWIGPLIALQMRQLSWKYVFYINAAVICCNFLLLLTYREPGKEERLARQQRLRSGAEKQRSLALEALAELKKPHLALYLVIFSVWWLMFPMLWDVLPKYIEDWVDTAPMVQFLFGADGTHSGFWHFLLGMDKSGQTIQPEGIVNINAGMIMLTCFLFAGLSAKLRATTSMLAGTVMVVAALTLFGLTNLIGFAVLAMIVFSIGEMLASPKFSEFLGNIAPPDKKAMWIGFSQAPILIGWTIEGKLGPQLYHIFSAKDVFARQMLVERGLSPAQVTEQALPIGEAFKKLVEVTGETPAQLTHALYQSHHVGVTWYVFAAIGVASAVMIYLYGRWILKLAKQEASRQSSPGHANPS, encoded by the coding sequence ATGAGCCAACAAACCGCGACGCCTCCGCCCCCGCCGCCCGCCGAAACCACATTGGCCGATGTAAAGCAACTCGGCTTGTGGGCCTCGATCGCCAGTCTCAGCTACGTGTTTTGGGTCTGCGGCGGGATGGAAATGGTCGAGCGCCTCGCCTATTACGGCGTGCGGGCGGTCGCGACGCTCTACGCGACGCGGCCCGCGTCGGAAGGGGGTTTGGGGGTGACCATGGCCACGTTCGGCACGTTGTTGCTGTGCTGGAATCTTCTCCAATCGCTCATACCGATATTCACGGGCGGCTTATCGGACCGCTATGGCTATAAGGAGACCATCTTCGCCTCAACGGTCATCAAGGCGTTGGGCTACCTGGTCATGGCGTGGTTCCACAGCTACTGGGGTTTCTTCGCGGGAGCCATGCTGCTGGCCACCGGCACGGCGATCTTCAAGCCGGGGGTGCAGGGGACGCTCATCAAAGCCACCAACCGCCGGAACAGCTCCATGGCGTGGGGCATCTTCTACCAGACCGTGAACATCGGCGGCTGGATTGGCCCGCTGATCGCGCTGCAAATGCGCCAGCTATCGTGGAAGTACGTGTTTTACATCAATGCGGCAGTGATCTGCTGCAATTTCCTGCTGCTGCTGACCTATCGCGAACCGGGCAAGGAGGAGCGCCTCGCCCGCCAGCAGCGCCTCCGCTCGGGCGCCGAGAAACAGCGCAGCCTGGCGCTCGAAGCGCTGGCGGAGCTGAAAAAGCCGCACCTGGCGCTCTACCTGGTCATCTTCTCGGTCTGGTGGCTGATGTTCCCGATGCTCTGGGACGTGCTGCCCAAGTACATCGAGGACTGGGTGGACACCGCGCCGATGGTGCAGTTCCTCTTCGGCGCAGACGGGACCCACAGCGGATTCTGGCACTTTCTGCTAGGCATGGACAAGAGCGGCCAAACCATCCAGCCTGAGGGCATTGTCAACATCAACGCGGGCATGATCATGCTCACCTGCTTCCTGTTTGCCGGCCTGAGCGCGAAACTGCGGGCCACGACGAGCATGTTGGCGGGCACAGTGATGGTGGTGGCCGCGCTGACGTTGTTCGGCCTGACCAATCTGATCGGTTTTGCGGTGCTCGCGATGATCGTCTTCAGCATCGGCGAGATGCTGGCCAGCCCCAAGTTCAGTGAGTTCCTTGGCAACATTGCGCCGCCGGACAAGAAAGCGATGTGGATTGGCTTCTCCCAGGCGCCGATCCTGATTGGCTGGACCATCGAGGGCAAACTCGGCCCACAACTCTACCATATCTTCTCGGCTAAGGACGTGTTCGCCCGGCAGATGCTCGTCGAGCGGGGCCTGTCGCCGGCGCAGGTGACCGAACAGGCACTGCCGATCGGGGAAGCCTTCAAGAAGCTGGTCGAGGTCACCGGAGAAACCCCGGCCCAACTCACCCACGCGCTCTACCAGTCACATCATGTTGGGGTGACATGGTATGTTTTCGCCGCCATCGGCGTGGCCTCGGCTGTGATGATCTATCTCTACGGGCGCTGGATTCTCAAGCTGGCAAAACAAGAAGCGTCCAGACAATCCTCGCCAGGTCATGCCAACCCGTCGTGA
- a CDS encoding DUF2264 domain-containing protein: MPTRRDFLKTAAAAGIWGTAGAGAKASLARPAPPPAATGRDDRRYWLSVAERLATPVLQHLSRRELRKAMPVETPGDAGRLRRYTHLEAVARLVVGLAPWLARRDLEGPEARLQRRLLQLAWLALDAATDPQSPDFMNFGDGQQPLVDTAFLAQAILRAPGALWDPLEPRVRRQLAAALKASRGIEPIGNNHILFAAAIEAALLELGEPTIADRLEGYLRQMLGWYAGDGVYADGPYYRCDYYNSFVIHPTLVDIFGVLRRRDARFEAGYAAVLRRSRRYAEIQERMIAPDGTYPVVGRSITYRCGAFQTLGQMALLHELPERVAPAQVRGALTAVIRRTIEAPHTFDKDGWLQVGLCGHQLPLGETYISTGSLYLCSAGLLPLGLPAGDPFWADPPARWTSQRLWLGEVLPADRALRDDRQVDVPALQRGPN, encoded by the coding sequence ATGCCAACCCGTCGTGATTTCCTTAAGACAGCCGCGGCCGCCGGTATCTGGGGCACGGCTGGCGCGGGCGCCAAGGCGTCACTTGCTCGACCAGCACCGCCGCCTGCTGCCACCGGGCGAGACGACCGGCGTTATTGGCTGAGCGTGGCGGAACGGCTCGCCACACCAGTTCTGCAACACCTGTCCCGGCGCGAGTTGCGAAAGGCGATGCCGGTCGAGACACCGGGCGACGCGGGCAGGTTGCGGCGCTACACTCATCTTGAAGCGGTGGCGCGTTTGGTGGTGGGCCTCGCCCCCTGGCTGGCCAGGCGGGACCTGGAGGGCCCGGAAGCCCGTCTTCAAAGGCGCCTTCTTCAGCTGGCGTGGCTGGCGTTGGACGCCGCGACCGATCCCCAGTCCCCCGACTTCATGAACTTCGGCGACGGACAGCAGCCGCTCGTAGACACGGCCTTCCTGGCCCAGGCCATTCTGCGGGCGCCGGGCGCGCTGTGGGATCCGCTCGAACCGCGCGTGCGCCGGCAACTGGCGGCCGCGCTCAAGGCGTCGCGCGGGATCGAACCGATTGGCAACAATCACATCCTGTTCGCCGCGGCCATCGAGGCGGCGCTGCTGGAGTTGGGCGAGCCGACCATCGCAGACCGGCTCGAAGGATATCTGCGCCAGATGCTGGGGTGGTATGCGGGAGACGGGGTCTATGCCGACGGACCGTACTATCGGTGCGATTATTACAACAGCTTTGTGATTCATCCCACGCTGGTGGACATCTTCGGTGTGTTGCGCCGGCGGGACGCGCGGTTCGAGGCGGGCTACGCCGCGGTGCTGCGCCGGTCGCGGCGGTACGCGGAAATCCAAGAGCGCATGATCGCGCCAGATGGAACCTATCCCGTCGTGGGCCGCTCGATCACCTATCGGTGTGGCGCGTTCCAAACCTTGGGGCAGATGGCCCTGCTGCACGAACTGCCCGAGCGGGTGGCGCCCGCGCAGGTGCGAGGGGCGCTCACCGCGGTCATCCGACGCACGATCGAGGCACCGCACACGTTCGACAAGGACGGCTGGCTGCAAGTCGGTCTCTGCGGACACCAGCTGCCTTTGGGGGAGACCTACATCTCCACCGGCAGTCTATACTTGTGCAGCGCGGGGCTGCTTCCGCTGGGGCTGCCGGCGGGCGATCCGTTCTGGGCTGACCCACCGGCCCGTTGGACCTCGCAGCGGTTGTGGTTGGGCGAAGTGTTGCCGGCGGATCGGGCCCTGCGGGATGACCGGCAAGTTGACGTGCCGGCTTTGCAGCGCGGACCAAATTGA
- the arcC gene encoding carbamate kinase, translated as MKTIVIAIGGNSLIKDAKHMSVPDQYAAVVATARHVADLLVRGYRIVITHGNGPQVGFILLRSEYSRGILHQVPLDSIVADTQGALGYQIQQALDNEFRRRGLMKSVASIVTQTLVDSNDPAFANPSKPIGQFYTRAEAEDRMRVEKWAMVEDAGRGWRRVVASPKPVRIIESEAVRHLVKDGYVVIAAGGGGIPVAADEHGMLRGVAAVVDKDLASAVLAGAIGADLLVIATAVEKVCLNFGKPGQRALDRMTAAEARQYMGEGHFHAGSMLPKVEACLQFLEQGGHEALITSPQALPAALDGTTGTWLAGG; from the coding sequence ATGAAGACGATCGTAATTGCCATCGGCGGCAACTCGCTGATCAAAGACGCGAAGCATATGAGCGTGCCGGACCAGTACGCCGCCGTGGTGGCAACGGCTCGCCACGTCGCGGACTTGCTGGTGCGCGGTTACCGCATCGTCATCACGCACGGCAACGGTCCCCAGGTCGGTTTCATCCTGCTGCGCAGCGAGTACTCGCGCGGCATTTTGCACCAGGTGCCGCTCGATTCCATCGTGGCGGACACGCAGGGGGCCCTTGGCTATCAGATCCAACAGGCCCTCGATAACGAGTTTCGTCGCCGGGGGCTGATGAAGTCCGTTGCCTCCATCGTCACGCAGACTTTGGTGGACAGCAACGATCCCGCATTCGCGAACCCAAGCAAGCCGATCGGCCAGTTCTACACTCGCGCCGAGGCCGAGGACCGCATGCGGGTCGAGAAATGGGCCATGGTCGAAGATGCCGGCCGGGGCTGGCGCCGGGTGGTGGCGTCGCCCAAGCCGGTCCGCATTATCGAGTCCGAAGCCGTAAGGCATCTGGTCAAGGACGGTTATGTAGTGATCGCGGCGGGCGGCGGCGGCATACCGGTAGCTGCAGACGAACACGGCATGCTGCGTGGGGTGGCGGCCGTGGTGGATAAGGACCTCGCCTCCGCAGTGCTGGCCGGGGCGATTGGCGCGGATCTGTTGGTGATCGCCACGGCGGTGGAGAAAGTATGCCTGAACTTCGGCAAGCCCGGCCAGCGCGCGCTGGACCGGATGACGGCGGCCGAGGCCAGGCAATACATGGGAGAAGGGCATTTCCATGCCGGTTCCATGCTCCCCAAGGTTGAGGCTTGCCTCCAGTTCCTCGAACAAGGCGGCCACGAGGCATTGATCACCTCGCCGCAAGCTTTGCCCGCCGCCCTGGACGGCACAACGGGCACCTGGTTGGCAGGCGGCTGA